A stretch of Christensenellaceae bacterium DNA encodes these proteins:
- the pycB gene encoding oxaloacetate decarboxylase: MAKVNIMDTIMRDAHQSQAATRMTTEEMLPIAPLMDSIGYWSIECWGGATFDSCLRFLNEDPWERLRKLRKAMPNTKLQMLLRGQNLLGYKHYADDVVDFFVKKACENGIDVIRIFDALNDTRNLRQSIESTNRYGGWPEVALSYTTSPVHTFDYFVELGQELEKMGAKSICIKDMANLLLPYEAYNLVSALKKHIKVPIHLHTHNTSGVGDMTYLKAIEAGVDIVDTALSPLANGTSQPATESLVATLKGTEYDTGLDLGKLTEAAKYFTKVADRLKADGFLDPKVLGIDINTLLYQVPGGMLSNLISQLKQAGAEDKLMDVLAEVPRVREDFGYPPLVTPTSQIVGTQAVLNVLSGERYKMVTKESKAMLRGEYGRLPAPVNEEVRKKCIGDDEVITVRPADLLPPEMDKYREEVKGWMEQEEDIVTYAMFPQIAPKFFEFRRAHQYKLDSDMLDKENMIHPV, encoded by the coding sequence ATGGCAAAAGTAAATATTATGGATACCATCATGCGTGACGCGCATCAGTCGCAGGCTGCTACGCGCATGACGACGGAGGAAATGCTTCCGATCGCGCCGCTGATGGACAGTATCGGATATTGGTCAATCGAATGCTGGGGTGGCGCGACGTTTGACTCCTGCCTGCGTTTTTTGAATGAAGACCCGTGGGAAAGACTGCGTAAGTTAAGAAAGGCAATGCCCAACACCAAGCTGCAAATGCTGCTGCGCGGCCAAAATCTGCTCGGTTATAAACATTATGCGGACGATGTTGTGGACTTCTTTGTAAAGAAAGCGTGCGAAAATGGTATCGACGTGATCCGTATTTTCGATGCGCTCAATGATACGCGTAACCTAAGACAGTCTATTGAGAGTACCAACCGTTACGGCGGATGGCCGGAGGTAGCGCTGTCGTATACGACCAGCCCTGTGCATACGTTCGATTATTTCGTCGAGCTTGGGCAGGAGCTTGAGAAGATGGGGGCAAAATCCATTTGTATCAAGGATATGGCGAACCTGCTCCTGCCGTACGAAGCTTATAACCTCGTTTCGGCGCTGAAAAAACATATTAAGGTTCCGATCCACCTGCATACGCATAATACGAGCGGCGTAGGCGATATGACCTATTTAAAAGCGATTGAAGCCGGCGTTGATATTGTCGACACTGCGCTGTCGCCGCTTGCGAACGGAACGTCGCAGCCCGCGACGGAATCCCTTGTCGCTACTTTGAAAGGCACGGAATATGATACCGGATTGGATCTTGGAAAGCTTACGGAAGCGGCCAAGTATTTTACGAAAGTTGCGGACCGGCTGAAAGCGGACGGATTCCTTGATCCTAAAGTTTTAGGGATCGACATCAATACGCTGCTTTACCAGGTGCCGGGCGGAATGCTTTCCAACCTCATCAGCCAGTTAAAGCAGGCGGGTGCGGAAGATAAGCTGATGGATGTGCTTGCAGAAGTGCCGCGCGTGAGGGAAGATTTCGGCTATCCGCCGCTTGTTACACCGACCAGCCAGATTGTAGGAACGCAGGCAGTACTGAATGTCCTGTCCGGCGAGCGCTATAAGATGGTGACAAAAGAATCCAAGGCGATGCTGCGTGGAGAGTATGGACGTTTGCCCGCGCCGGTTAACGAAGAAGTGCGTAAAAAATGCATTGGAGACGACGAGGTAATAACGGTTCGTCCGGCAGACCTGCTGCCGCCGGAGATGGATAAGTACAGGGAAGAGGTCAAGGGATGGATGGAACAGGAGGAAGATATTGTAACCTATGCAATGTTCCCGCAGATTGCGCCCAAATTCTTTGAGTTCCGCCGCGCGCACCAATATAAGCTGGATTCCGATATGCTGGATAAGGAAAATATGATCCATCCGGTTTAA
- a CDS encoding methylmalonyl-CoA carboxyltransferase, with amino-acid sequence MSKLEELKKKNADALLGGGQQQILAQHNAGKKTARERIGALLDQGSFVEIEKFLKRTYTTPGFEAVSETGEGVVCGYGTIADRPVFVFAQDYTVLKGSFSSAHASKVLKTLDMAAKNGVPAIGILDSGGARVSEGVAAVGAVTEVLKKLNDISGVIPTISVVAGPCIGTSAYIATLTDFTLMIEGISELALYGPQVYASATGKELNGTISFGAKNHNKNTGISQFLCDDEMQCAATLKKLLSFLPSNNLDDAPYELSADDLNRQLPFGEDSVDMPALIRSVADNGDVLEYQAEFAPEIITAFGRLNGNVCGFVANNTPQLTTRAAKKAARFLSFLDAYNIPTITFTDCDSSAVDIEQEQGTLLCDLAQLLSAYAQSGMPKLNVITGKAIGDGFAIMCPKELGADMVYAWPTAQISAMSAETGALLLYEDEIANAVDGITAKRQMIEKYLDEYANPWQAAEQGAIDDIIEPAHTRQILIASLEMVISKREETLPKKHGILPL; translated from the coding sequence ATGAGCAAGCTGGAAGAGCTTAAGAAAAAGAACGCCGACGCTCTTTTGGGCGGCGGACAGCAGCAGATTCTCGCCCAGCACAATGCAGGAAAAAAGACTGCGCGTGAGAGAATCGGCGCTTTACTTGATCAGGGAAGCTTTGTCGAAATTGAAAAGTTTCTCAAACGCACCTACACGACACCGGGGTTTGAAGCTGTCAGCGAGACGGGCGAAGGAGTTGTTTGCGGTTATGGAACGATCGCAGACAGGCCGGTGTTTGTTTTCGCACAGGACTATACGGTTCTCAAAGGATCGTTTTCTTCTGCACACGCTTCAAAGGTTCTAAAAACTTTGGATATGGCAGCCAAAAACGGTGTGCCGGCGATTGGGATTTTGGATTCCGGCGGCGCGAGGGTTTCAGAGGGCGTAGCGGCCGTCGGCGCGGTGACGGAAGTGCTCAAAAAGTTAAATGACATTTCCGGCGTTATTCCGACGATCTCGGTGGTGGCGGGTCCGTGTATTGGAACGTCCGCCTATATTGCGACGCTTACCGATTTCACGTTGATGATCGAGGGGATTTCCGAACTCGCCTTATATGGCCCGCAGGTTTATGCCTCGGCCACAGGCAAAGAGCTTAACGGAACCATTTCTTTCGGGGCAAAAAACCATAATAAAAATACAGGGATTTCTCAATTCTTGTGTGACGACGAAATGCAATGCGCGGCCACGCTTAAAAAATTGCTGTCATTCCTGCCATCCAATAATTTAGACGATGCGCCTTATGAATTAAGCGCGGACGATCTTAACCGCCAGTTGCCTTTCGGCGAAGATAGTGTGGACATGCCCGCTTTGATCCGCTCTGTTGCGGATAATGGCGACGTGCTTGAATATCAAGCGGAATTTGCCCCCGAAATCATTACAGCATTTGGCCGGCTGAATGGGAATGTTTGCGGTTTTGTGGCGAATAATACGCCGCAATTGACGACTAGGGCTGCGAAGAAAGCGGCGCGTTTTTTAAGCTTTTTGGACGCTTACAATATTCCGACCATTACATTCACGGACTGCGACAGTTCGGCTGTCGACATAGAACAGGAACAGGGAACGCTGCTTTGTGATTTGGCGCAGCTTTTAAGCGCATACGCGCAATCGGGAATGCCAAAACTGAATGTAATTACAGGAAAGGCAATCGGCGACGGTTTTGCCATTATGTGCCCCAAAGAACTTGGAGCGGATATGGTATATGCATGGCCTACAGCACAGATTTCTGCAATGTCCGCGGAAACCGGCGCGCTCTTACTGTATGAAGATGAGATTGCAAATGCGGTAGACGGAATTACCGCTAAGCGGCAGATGATCGAGAAATATCTGGACGAATATGCCAACCCGTGGCAGGCTGCGGAGCAGGGGGCGATTGACGACATCATCGAACCTGCACACACACGGCAGATTCTGATCGCATCGCTTGAAATGGTGATTTCCAAGCGTGAGGAAACGCTGCCTAAAAAGCACGGCATACTGCCATTATAA
- a CDS encoding glutaconyl-CoA decarboxylase subunit beta yields MSSFGDTLMKFVQSTGFFNATDWQQWVMIGVACVLIYLAIVKKFEPLLLLPIAFGMLLTNLPMAGMYHAELFADGHVDWGNFSGTAGLLDYLYLGVKLGIYPPLIFLGVGAMTDFGPLIANPKSLFMGAAAQLGIFLAFILALLVGFDPNVAASIGIIGGADGPTAIFVTSQLAPKFLGPIAVAAYTYMALVPVIQPPFMKLFTTKKERAIKMEQLRHVSKREKIIFPIAVTIFVSLIVPAAAPLVGMLMLGNLMRESGVVDRLSNTAQNELMNIVTIFLGVSVGATTIGSTFLKPDTLLIIGLGVIAFCFGTIGGVLLGKLMCKLSKGKINPLIGSAGVSAVPMAARVSQKVGQAENPSNFLLMHAMGPNVAGVIGSAVAAGVLLSLFA; encoded by the coding sequence TTGAGTAGCTTTGGCGATACTCTTATGAAATTTGTGCAATCGACCGGATTTTTTAATGCTACCGACTGGCAACAGTGGGTAATGATAGGCGTGGCATGTGTGCTCATCTATCTGGCGATCGTGAAAAAATTCGAGCCGTTGCTATTGCTCCCCATCGCGTTTGGTATGCTGCTTACCAATTTGCCGATGGCGGGTATGTATCATGCGGAATTATTCGCGGACGGACATGTGGACTGGGGAAATTTCTCCGGCACGGCCGGTCTGCTCGATTATCTGTATCTGGGCGTTAAGCTTGGGATATATCCGCCGCTTATATTCCTGGGTGTCGGCGCGATGACGGACTTCGGTCCGCTGATTGCAAACCCGAAGAGCTTGTTTATGGGCGCGGCGGCGCAGCTTGGTATTTTCCTCGCGTTTATCCTTGCGCTTTTGGTCGGGTTTGATCCCAACGTTGCGGCATCGATCGGTATCATCGGCGGCGCGGACGGTCCGACGGCGATTTTTGTTACCTCGCAACTGGCGCCTAAGTTCCTAGGACCGATCGCGGTTGCGGCGTACACTTATATGGCGCTTGTACCGGTCATACAGCCGCCGTTTATGAAGTTGTTTACGACCAAAAAAGAACGCGCGATCAAGATGGAACAACTGCGGCACGTTTCCAAGCGCGAAAAGATTATTTTTCCGATCGCAGTTACGATTTTCGTATCCCTGATCGTTCCGGCGGCCGCGCCGCTTGTGGGTATGCTGATGCTCGGCAACCTGATGCGCGAATCCGGCGTTGTGGACCGGCTGTCCAACACAGCGCAAAACGAACTGATGAATATTGTAACGATATTCCTGGGCGTATCCGTTGGCGCTACAACGATAGGTTCGACATTCTTGAAGCCGGATACGCTGCTTATCATTGGACTGGGCGTCATCGCCTTTTGTTTCGGTACGATTGGCGGCGTTCTTCTGGGCAAGCTTATGTGCAAGCTTTCAAAAGGTAAAATCAATCCGCTTATCGGTTCGGCAGGCGTTTCTGCGGTTCCGATGGCTGCGCGTGTATCCCAGAAAGTGGGACAGGCAGAGAACCCGAGCAACTTCCTGCTGATGCACGCAATGGGACCAAATGTCGCGGGAGTTATCGGCAGCGCGGTAGCGGCGGGCGTGCTCTTGTCGCTGTTCGCTTAG
- a CDS encoding acetyl-CoA carboxylase biotin carboxyl carrier protein subunit, producing MRKFLINVNGNSYNVEVEEVSGSAPSAAPAAPVQQAAPAPAAPTPAAPVQQQQPAPAPVAAPAAAPADGVSVSAPMPGTILDVNVTVGQSVKEGDILMILEAMKMENEIMSPSAGTVKSVGVAKGASVETGDLLVVIG from the coding sequence ATGCGTAAGTTTTTGATTAATGTAAACGGAAATTCCTATAATGTGGAAGTTGAAGAAGTCAGCGGCAGCGCTCCGTCAGCAGCACCGGCTGCTCCTGTACAGCAAGCGGCGCCCGCTCCCGCAGCACCAACTCCGGCGGCGCCTGTGCAGCAACAACAGCCTGCGCCCGCTCCCGTTGCGGCCCCTGCGGCGGCGCCGGCAGATGGAGTGAGCGTTTCTGCGCCAATGCCCGGAACAATCCTTGATGTTAACGTCACGGTTGGGCAAAGCGTAAAAGAAGGCGATATTCTGATGATCCTGGAAGCGATGAAAATGGAAAATGAGATCATGTCGCCCAGCGCCGGAACGGTAAAATCCGTTGGTGTTGCAAAAGGAGCCAGTGTGGAAACAGGAGACCTTCTTGTAGTCATCGGCTAA